From the genome of Segatella hominis, one region includes:
- a CDS encoding malate dehydrogenase, giving the protein MEFLTNDKLLIVGAGGMIGSNMVQSALMLGLTPNICLYDIYEPGVHGVFDEIQQCAFPGVNVTYTVNPEEAFTGAKYIISSGGAPRKEGMTREDLLKGNCKIAAEFGDNIKKYCPEVEHVVVIFNPADVTALTALIHSGLKPNQLTSLAALDSTRLQQALALEFGVQQDKVTGAHTYGGHGEQMAVFASQVKVDGKPLSEMGLSDERWEEIKHHTVQGGSNIIKLRGRSSFQSPAYNAVKMIEAAMGGEKFTLPAGCYVNHDKLGFKNVMMAMPTTIDKTGVHFTEPTGTEEELASLAKSYEHLCKMRDEIVELGIVPPVAEWKEMNPNL; this is encoded by the coding sequence ATGGAATTTTTAACTAATGACAAGCTTTTGATCGTCGGTGCCGGCGGTATGATTGGTTCTAACATGGTTCAGAGCGCTTTGATGCTCGGTCTTACTCCAAACATTTGTCTCTACGATATCTACGAGCCAGGTGTTCACGGTGTATTCGATGAGATTCAGCAGTGTGCATTCCCAGGCGTTAACGTAACTTATACTGTTAACCCAGAGGAGGCTTTCACTGGTGCTAAATATATCATTTCTTCAGGCGGTGCTCCTCGTAAGGAGGGTATGACTCGTGAGGACCTCCTCAAGGGTAACTGCAAGATTGCAGCAGAGTTCGGTGACAACATCAAGAAGTACTGCCCAGAGGTAGAGCACGTAGTTGTTATCTTCAACCCAGCTGACGTTACAGCTTTGACAGCATTGATCCACTCAGGTTTGAAGCCAAACCAGTTGACATCACTCGCAGCTCTCGACTCTACTCGTTTGCAGCAGGCTTTGGCCCTCGAGTTCGGTGTACAGCAGGATAAGGTAACTGGCGCTCACACTTATGGTGGTCACGGCGAGCAGATGGCTGTATTCGCTTCTCAGGTTAAGGTTGACGGCAAGCCATTGTCAGAGATGGGTCTTTCTGACGAGCGTTGGGAGGAGATCAAGCACCACACAGTACAGGGTGGTTCTAACATCATCAAGCTCCGTGGCCGTTCTTCATTCCAGAGCCCAGCTTACAATGCAGTGAAGATGATCGAGGCTGCTATGGGTGGTGAGAAGTTCACATTGCCTGCTGGCTGCTATGTAAACCACGACAAGCTCGGTTTCAAGAACGTAATGATGGCTATGCCTACTACTATCGACAAGACTGGCGTTCACTTCACAGAGCCTACAGGTACTGAGGAAGAGCTTGCAAGCCTCGCTAAGTCTTACGAGCACCTTTGCAAGATGCGCGATGAGATCGTAGAGCTTGGTATCGTTCCTCCAGTAGCTGAGTGGAAAGAGATGAACCCTAACTTGTAA
- a CDS encoding HD family phosphohydrolase — MSIFNNPEENYWRNLVTKAILVCMTVAVIVWFLPRNEGRQYRYDVGKPWMYGSVIAKFDFPIYKTDEAIKHEQDSMMNQFQPYYGLNPTVENVQVNRFLHDFQKGIPGLPNDFVGLIANELHNAYQMGIINTTEYNRIFKDSTSTIRIISGKNVKSVPIKSFYSTIAAYEHLFANEKLAAQRPLLSRCNLNNYIEANIIYEKEKSETEKNDLLSSIPLASGMVMSGQKIVDRGEVISDYTFRVLTSFDKEMKRRTSTEEEITTTIIGQVLFVFILVMMFTSYLSLFRKDYFEKPRSITMLYAMITLFPILVSLMMKHNFFSVYIIPFAMVPIFVRVFMDSRTAFITHVTMILICAAAVKYQYEFIIVQLASGLVAIYSLRELSKRSQIFITALLVTVASGVVYLALQLMQDNEVFNIDTSMYTHFTINGIFLLLSYPLMYLIEKLFGFISNVTLFELSNTNKGLLRNLSEIAPGTFQHSITVGNLAAEIANRIHANSLLVRTGALYHDIGKMSNPVFFTENQAGVNPHDQLTDLESAQIIISHVTEGLKMAEKANLPGIIKDFISTHHGTGLTKYFYINYCNAHPDENVNKELFQYPGPNPFTREQAILMMADTVEAASRSLNEYTEESISTLINKLIDGQVAEGFFKECPITFRDIALAKVVLTERLKSIYHTRISYPHLNK, encoded by the coding sequence ATGAGTATATTCAACAATCCGGAAGAAAACTATTGGCGCAACCTGGTGACTAAGGCCATACTGGTCTGCATGACCGTGGCTGTCATCGTTTGGTTTCTGCCTCGCAACGAGGGTCGCCAGTACCGATACGATGTAGGAAAACCATGGATGTACGGCTCTGTCATCGCCAAGTTCGACTTTCCAATCTACAAAACCGATGAAGCTATCAAGCACGAACAGGATTCGATGATGAACCAGTTCCAGCCCTACTATGGCCTGAATCCAACGGTGGAAAACGTGCAGGTGAACCGATTTCTCCACGATTTCCAGAAGGGAATACCCGGTCTGCCTAATGATTTTGTGGGACTCATAGCCAACGAACTGCACAATGCCTATCAGATGGGCATCATCAACACCACGGAGTACAACCGCATCTTCAAGGATTCTACCAGCACCATCCGAATCATCAGCGGAAAGAACGTGAAAAGCGTGCCTATCAAGTCGTTCTACTCTACGATAGCCGCCTATGAGCATCTCTTTGCCAACGAAAAATTGGCTGCCCAGCGACCGCTGCTCTCCCGCTGCAACCTCAACAACTATATAGAGGCCAACATCATCTACGAAAAAGAGAAAAGCGAAACCGAGAAAAACGACCTGCTGAGCAGCATTCCATTGGCAAGCGGAATGGTGATGAGCGGACAGAAAATCGTGGACAGAGGCGAGGTGATCAGCGACTACACCTTCCGCGTGCTCACATCCTTCGACAAGGAAATGAAGCGGCGCACGTCCACTGAGGAGGAAATTACCACCACCATCATCGGACAGGTGCTCTTCGTATTCATTCTCGTCATGATGTTTACGTCATACCTCTCGCTCTTCCGCAAAGACTATTTCGAAAAACCGCGCAGCATCACGATGCTCTATGCGATGATCACGCTCTTCCCTATCCTGGTATCGCTGATGATGAAGCACAATTTCTTCTCTGTGTATATCATCCCGTTTGCCATGGTGCCTATCTTCGTAAGAGTATTTATGGATTCCCGCACGGCATTCATCACCCATGTCACGATGATTCTGATATGTGCGGCGGCTGTAAAATACCAGTATGAATTCATCATCGTGCAGCTGGCTTCCGGACTGGTGGCCATCTATTCGCTCCGTGAACTGAGCAAGCGCTCGCAGATATTCATCACAGCCCTGCTGGTGACGGTGGCAAGCGGAGTGGTATATCTGGCACTGCAGCTGATGCAGGACAACGAGGTATTCAATATCGACACCAGCATGTACACCCATTTCACCATCAACGGCATCTTCCTGCTACTCTCCTATCCGCTGATGTATCTGATAGAAAAGCTGTTCGGATTTATCTCGAATGTCACATTGTTTGAACTTTCGAATACCAACAAGGGACTGCTACGCAACCTGAGCGAGATAGCTCCAGGCACCTTCCAGCACTCCATCACCGTGGGAAATCTGGCTGCCGAAATCGCCAACCGCATCCATGCCAACAGTCTGCTCGTGCGTACGGGTGCATTATATCATGACATCGGCAAGATGAGCAATCCTGTATTCTTCACCGAAAATCAGGCTGGCGTCAATCCGCACGACCAGCTTACCGATCTGGAGAGTGCACAGATCATCATCAGCCACGTGACCGAAGGCTTGAAAATGGCAGAAAAGGCCAACCTTCCTGGCATCATCAAGGATTTCATCTCCACCCATCATGGCACCGGGCTTACCAAGTATTTCTATATTAATTATTGTAATGCCCATCCAGATGAAAATGTAAACAAGGAGCTTTTCCAGTATCCAGGTCCGAATCCATTCACCCGTGAGCAGGCTATTCTGATGATGGCCGACACGGTGGAAGCAGCCTCCCGCTCGCTCAACGAATATACCGAGGAAAGCATCAGCACGCTCATCAACAAGCTCATCGACGGTCAGGTGGCTGAAGGTTTCTTCAAGGAATGTCCTATCACCTTCCGCGACATCGCCCTGGCCAAAGTGGTGCTCACAGAACGTCTGAAATCCATTTATCATACGCGAATTTCGTATCCGCATCTGAATAAATAA
- a CDS encoding DUF3737 family protein: protein MELIKNKTFGGERPLFGAHDARLEDITITDGESGIKCCKNIECHNSKFYGKYPWWHVDGSLITDCYFAPESRSAIWYSNNMVMKDCTIDGPKFFREMKNLELENVNITDADETFWKVDRLKIKNVKLHEGTYPFMFSKNIYVDGLESDSKYVFQYCQNVEIHNAKITTKDSFWECENVTVYDSELNGEYLAWHSKNIKLVRCHISGEQPLCYMDHVILEDCTFDKECDRAFEDCSNIDAHIKGSITNIKNPISGRIEADKVGSITYTEFAKAPQGACEIIDKSEGK from the coding sequence ATGGAACTGATTAAAAACAAAACTTTCGGTGGTGAACGCCCACTCTTTGGCGCGCACGACGCCCGTTTGGAAGATATCACTATCACTGATGGAGAATCAGGTATCAAGTGCTGCAAGAACATAGAATGCCACAACTCTAAATTCTATGGAAAATATCCTTGGTGGCACGTGGACGGTTCTCTCATCACAGACTGCTATTTCGCACCTGAAAGCCGATCTGCTATCTGGTACAGCAACAATATGGTGATGAAAGACTGCACTATTGACGGACCGAAATTTTTCAGGGAAATGAAAAACCTCGAACTGGAGAATGTCAATATCACGGATGCTGACGAAACTTTCTGGAAAGTGGATAGACTGAAAATCAAGAATGTAAAACTGCACGAAGGTACATACCCATTCATGTTCTCAAAGAATATCTATGTGGACGGACTGGAAAGCGACTCGAAATATGTATTCCAGTACTGCCAGAATGTAGAAATTCACAACGCCAAGATTACCACCAAAGATAGTTTCTGGGAATGTGAGAATGTAACCGTATATGATTCTGAACTGAACGGAGAATATCTCGCATGGCACAGTAAGAACATCAAGTTGGTGCGCTGCCACATCAGCGGCGAACAACCTCTCTGCTATATGGATCATGTGATACTGGAAGACTGCACTTTCGACAAGGAATGCGACCGTGCTTTCGAGGACTGTAGCAATATCGATGCACATATCAAGGGCAGTATCACCAATATCAAAAACCCTATTTCCGGTCGTATCGAGGCCGACAAAGTGGGCAGCATCACCTACACCGAGTTTGCCAAAGCTCCTCAGGGCGCCTGCGAAATAATCGACAAATCGGAAGGTAAATAA
- a CDS encoding nitroreductase family protein, producing the protein MENEVLKAIKERRSIRRYKADQITDEELKTVLEAGTWAATGHGTQEPFIIAVQNPETCAQLRKMNAKVMGVESDPYYGAPTIVIVLAPESNANAIKDGSLILGNMMLAAHSIGLSSCWINREDAMFASEEGKNLLKEWKLPEGLIGVGALALGYASAHPHTVKPRKEDYYRIIK; encoded by the coding sequence ATGGAAAATGAAGTTTTGAAAGCCATTAAGGAGAGAAGAAGTATCCGTAGATACAAGGCTGATCAGATCACAGATGAGGAACTGAAAACCGTATTGGAGGCAGGCACATGGGCTGCCACCGGTCATGGCACTCAGGAACCATTCATCATCGCAGTACAGAATCCGGAGACCTGCGCCCAGCTTCGCAAGATGAATGCTAAGGTGATGGGTGTAGAGAGTGATCCTTACTATGGAGCACCAACCATCGTCATCGTTTTGGCTCCAGAGAGCAATGCGAACGCCATCAAGGACGGCAGTCTCATCCTCGGCAATATGATGTTGGCAGCCCACTCTATCGGTCTTTCTTCTTGCTGGATCAATCGCGAGGATGCCATGTTTGCTTCCGAGGAGGGCAAAAATCTGTTGAAGGAATGGAAGCTTCCTGAAGGTTTGATAGGAGTTGGAGCCTTGGCATTAGGCTATGCATCTGCTCATCCGCATACCGTGAAGCCTCGCAAAGAGGATTATTACCGCATCATAAAGTAA
- the gltX gene encoding glutamate--tRNA ligase, with protein MADRKVRVRFAPSPTGALHIGGVRTALYNYLFARQHGGELVFRIEDTDSHRFVPGAEEYILESFKWLGIKFDEGVSFGGEHGPYRQSERRDIYKKYVQQLLDNGKAYIAFDTPEELEAKRAEIQNFQYDAHTRMQMRNSLTLSQEEVDQLIADGKQYTVRFKIEPGEEIHVNDMIRGDVKVMSDILDDKVLYKSADELPTYHLANIVDDHLMEISHVIRGEEWLPSAPLHVLLYKAFGWEDTMPRFAHLPLLLKPEGKGKLSKRDGDRLGFPVFPLEWHDPKTGEVSSGYRESGYFPEAVVNFLALLGWNPGTEQEIFSLDELVKAFDISRCSKAGAKFDFKKGIWFNHEYILMKSDDEIANLFAPIVANNGVEETMDRVKQVVHMMKDRVNFVYELWPLCSFFFIPPTEYDAKTAKKRWKEYSAQQMTELAEVLEGIEDFSIEGQEPVVMKWVEDKGYKLGDVMNAFRLTLVGEGKGPGMFDISAFLGKEETLKRLRRAIEVLG; from the coding sequence ATGGCAGATAGAAAAGTAAGAGTGCGTTTTGCCCCAAGTCCTACGGGTGCATTGCACATTGGTGGTGTTCGTACCGCCCTCTATAATTATTTGTTTGCTCGCCAGCATGGTGGTGAACTTGTGTTCCGTATCGAGGATACTGACTCTCATCGTTTCGTACCAGGTGCCGAGGAATATATCCTGGAGTCATTCAAGTGGCTCGGCATCAAGTTTGATGAGGGAGTGAGCTTCGGTGGTGAGCATGGTCCTTACCGTCAGAGCGAGCGTCGTGACATTTATAAGAAATATGTACAGCAGCTTCTCGACAATGGCAAGGCTTACATCGCTTTTGATACTCCAGAGGAACTGGAGGCCAAGCGTGCTGAAATCCAGAATTTCCAGTATGATGCCCACACCCGTATGCAGATGCGCAATTCTCTCACCCTTTCTCAGGAAGAGGTGGACCAGCTCATCGCAGACGGCAAGCAATATACCGTACGTTTCAAGATAGAACCAGGAGAGGAAATCCACGTCAACGATATGATTCGTGGCGATGTGAAGGTGATGAGCGATATCCTCGACGACAAGGTGCTCTACAAGAGTGCCGACGAGCTTCCTACTTACCACCTGGCCAATATCGTGGACGATCATCTGATGGAAATCTCTCATGTGATCCGCGGCGAGGAGTGGTTGCCAAGTGCACCATTGCATGTACTTCTCTACAAGGCTTTCGGCTGGGAGGATACCATGCCTCGCTTTGCCCATCTTCCATTGCTTCTCAAGCCAGAGGGTAAGGGTAAGTTGAGCAAGCGTGATGGCGACCGTCTCGGTTTCCCTGTATTCCCATTGGAGTGGCACGATCCTAAGACCGGCGAGGTTTCTTCTGGTTATCGTGAGAGCGGTTATTTCCCAGAGGCAGTAGTCAATTTCCTTGCATTGCTGGGCTGGAATCCTGGCACAGAGCAGGAAATCTTCTCTCTCGACGAGCTGGTGAAGGCTTTCGATATCTCCCGCTGCTCTAAGGCAGGAGCCAAGTTTGACTTCAAGAAGGGCATCTGGTTCAACCATGAGTACATCCTCATGAAGAGCGATGATGAGATAGCCAATCTCTTTGCGCCTATCGTGGCTAATAACGGTGTGGAGGAGACAATGGACCGCGTGAAGCAGGTGGTACACATGATGAAGGATCGCGTGAACTTCGTATATGAGTTGTGGCCATTGTGCTCATTCTTCTTCATTCCTCCTACAGAGTATGATGCCAAGACAGCCAAGAAGCGCTGGAAGGAGTATTCTGCTCAGCAGATGACCGAACTGGCTGAAGTGTTGGAGGGCATCGAGGATTTCTCTATCGAGGGTCAGGAGCCTGTTGTGATGAAATGGGTAGAGGATAAGGGCTATAAGCTCGGTGATGTGATGAATGCTTTCCGTCTCACGCTCGTAGGCGAGGGTAAGGGTCCAGGTATGTTTGATATCTCAGCCTTCCTCGGCAAGGAGGAGACTCTGAAGCGTCTCCGCAGAGCCATTGAGGTTCTCGGATAA
- the rpsU gene encoding 30S ribosomal protein S21 gives MIIVPVKDGENIERALKKFKRKFEKTGVVKELRARQQYDKPSVLKRLKMEHAIYVQQLRANEE, from the coding sequence ATGATTATTGTACCAGTTAAGGACGGTGAGAACATCGAGAGAGCTCTCAAGAAGTTTAAGAGAAAGTTTGAAAAGACAGGTGTTGTTAAGGAGCTTCGCGCTCGTCAGCAGTATGACAAGCCATCTGTTTTGAAGCGTCTCAAGATGGAACACGCCATCTACGTACAGCAGTTGCGCGCTAACGAGGAGTAA
- a CDS encoding 3-deoxy-D-manno-octulosonic acid transferase: protein MYNVVIYFVLWGIAIASLFNEKVRKMWRGERDAFRILRENVDPTERYIWFHAASLGEFEQGRPLMERIRRDYPQYKILLTFYSPSGYEVRKNYEGADIICYMPVDTRLNAIRFLRLVRPVMAFFIKYEFWSNFLHILKYRNIPTYSVSSIFREDQVFFKWYGRSYANVLKCFTRFFVQNEESKRLLAGIGITDVDVVGDTRFDRVLQIKEAAKHLPICEAFRKGVSADGYSSDGLLTESPAGKSASVPSQDYKVFVAGSSWPPDEEIFIRFFNEHKDWRLLIAPHVIAEEHLKLILSLLKDKKVVRYTQTTPEEAAGADVLIIDCFGLLSSMYHYGDVAYIGGGFGVGIHNTLEAAVWNMPVIFGPNNKKFQEAQGLLKSGGGFEINNFEDFAVLMKSMMNDEAFLKSAGEKAGEFVASLSGATDKVLSKVQL from the coding sequence ATCTATAATGTCGTCATTTATTTCGTGCTTTGGGGAATCGCCATCGCCAGCCTTTTCAATGAGAAGGTGCGCAAGATGTGGCGAGGTGAGCGCGATGCCTTCAGAATTCTGAGGGAAAATGTGGATCCTACTGAAAGGTATATCTGGTTTCATGCCGCATCACTTGGCGAGTTTGAACAGGGTCGTCCTTTGATGGAGCGCATCCGCAGAGATTATCCCCAGTATAAGATTCTGCTTACCTTCTATTCGCCTTCCGGATATGAGGTGCGCAAGAATTATGAGGGCGCTGACATCATCTGCTATATGCCGGTGGATACCCGCCTGAATGCCATCCGTTTTCTTCGCCTGGTGCGTCCTGTGATGGCCTTCTTCATCAAGTATGAATTCTGGTCTAATTTCCTCCATATTCTCAAGTACCGCAACATTCCTACATACAGTGTGAGCAGTATCTTCCGTGAGGATCAGGTCTTCTTCAAGTGGTATGGCAGGAGCTATGCGAATGTCTTGAAGTGCTTCACCCGCTTCTTTGTGCAGAATGAGGAGAGCAAGCGATTGCTCGCCGGCATCGGTATTACGGATGTGGATGTGGTGGGAGATACCCGCTTCGACCGTGTGCTGCAGATCAAGGAAGCTGCCAAGCATCTGCCTATCTGCGAGGCGTTCAGAAAGGGAGTTTCTGCTGATGGGTATTCTTCTGATGGTCTTTTGACAGAATCCCCTGCCGGTAAGTCTGCATCCGTTCCTTCTCAGGATTACAAAGTATTTGTAGCAGGCAGTTCTTGGCCTCCTGATGAGGAAATCTTCATCCGCTTCTTCAATGAACATAAGGATTGGCGCTTGCTGATAGCTCCTCATGTCATAGCCGAGGAACATCTGAAACTGATTCTTTCTCTGCTGAAGGATAAGAAGGTAGTGCGCTATACTCAGACTACTCCTGAGGAAGCTGCTGGGGCTGATGTGCTGATTATCGACTGCTTCGGACTGCTGAGCAGCATGTACCATTATGGTGATGTGGCTTATATCGGAGGTGGTTTCGGAGTTGGTATCCATAATACCCTGGAGGCTGCCGTATGGAATATGCCGGTTATTTTCGGTCCTAACAATAAGAAATTCCAGGAAGCTCAGGGCTTGCTGAAGTCGGGTGGCGGATTCGAAATCAACAATTTTGAGGACTTTGCTGTCTTGATGAAGTCGATGATGAATGACGAAGCTTTCCTGAAGTCTGCGGGAGAAAAGGCAGGAGAATTCGTAGCGAGCCTGTCTGGCGCTACAGATAAGGTTCTTTCTAAGGTGCAGCTTTAA
- a CDS encoding aminopeptidase P family protein: MNEINQRLESLREVMRREHLSAFIFPSTDAHQSEYVADHWQGRTWISGFNGSAGTAVVTMKSAALWTDSRYFLAAEEQLKGTEFLLMKLKIEGTPTISEWLAQELQGENAEVGLDGMVNSYHETMGLIADLRKSGGITVRTNLDPLGLIWTDRPAIPANPVEIQPMEFAGESVASKISRIRTALRQRHADGMLISALDDIAWTLNLRGTDVHCVPVFVSYLLISSQQVSLYVDSAKINDEVKAYLTENGILLYPYNKMAEGLERYSEYNILLDGDETSYFLWKTVKCKEIIAGNSPVPAMKAQKNDREIAGFRQAMLRDGVAMVKFLRWLKPAVEAGGQTEISIDRKLTSFRAEQHLFRDISFDTIAGYQAHGAIVHYEATPETDVALKPEGLILIDSGAQYQDGTTDITRTIALGPVTEEMKHVYTLVLKGHIQLELAKFPDGASGTQLDALARECMWREGYNYLHGTGHGVGSYLSVHEGPHQIRMEWKPTPLRAGMTVTDEPGLYLSGKFGVRIENTLLIKDYQTTEFGKFLQMESLTLCPIDLTPVDFSMLQPEEIEWLDTYHRDVFEKLSPYLEGEDLEWLREATRPVDRVKSSGR, encoded by the coding sequence ATGAATGAAATCAATCAGAGATTGGAAAGTTTGAGGGAAGTGATGCGCCGAGAGCATCTTTCTGCCTTTATTTTCCCAAGTACAGACGCTCATCAGAGCGAATATGTGGCCGATCATTGGCAGGGTAGGACTTGGATTTCCGGATTCAACGGCTCTGCCGGAACGGCGGTGGTTACGATGAAATCAGCTGCTTTGTGGACTGATTCTCGTTATTTCCTGGCTGCCGAGGAGCAGTTGAAGGGTACGGAATTCCTGTTGATGAAGCTGAAAATTGAGGGTACTCCTACTATTTCTGAATGGCTTGCTCAGGAATTGCAGGGCGAAAATGCAGAAGTGGGCCTCGATGGTATGGTAAATTCCTATCACGAAACGATGGGGCTGATAGCCGATCTTCGGAAGTCGGGCGGCATCACGGTGAGAACCAATTTAGACCCGTTGGGGCTGATTTGGACAGATCGTCCTGCCATCCCAGCCAATCCTGTAGAAATTCAGCCGATGGAATTTGCAGGAGAATCCGTTGCTTCCAAGATTTCCCGCATCCGGACTGCTCTCCGCCAGCGTCATGCCGACGGAATGCTCATTTCTGCGCTCGATGATATCGCCTGGACACTCAATCTCCGTGGCACAGATGTTCATTGTGTGCCTGTCTTCGTCAGTTATCTTCTCATCTCCTCCCAGCAGGTTTCGCTCTATGTGGATTCAGCTAAAATCAATGACGAGGTGAAGGCTTATCTGACTGAAAACGGCATTTTGCTCTATCCATATAATAAGATGGCTGAAGGATTGGAGCGATATTCCGAGTATAATATCCTTCTGGATGGCGATGAAACCAGCTATTTTCTGTGGAAAACCGTGAAATGTAAGGAGATTATTGCAGGAAATTCACCTGTTCCAGCGATGAAAGCACAGAAAAATGATAGGGAAATCGCGGGTTTCCGACAGGCAATGCTGAGAGACGGAGTGGCGATGGTCAAGTTCCTGAGATGGCTCAAACCGGCTGTGGAGGCTGGTGGACAGACTGAAATTTCCATCGACCGCAAACTTACTTCGTTTCGTGCAGAGCAGCATCTTTTCCGTGATATTTCCTTTGATACGATAGCCGGTTATCAGGCACATGGCGCCATTGTTCACTATGAGGCGACGCCTGAAACAGATGTTGCTCTCAAGCCGGAAGGTCTGATTCTGATAGATTCCGGAGCACAATATCAGGATGGAACCACCGATATCACCCGTACGATAGCGCTCGGACCGGTGACAGAGGAGATGAAGCACGTCTATACGCTGGTGCTGAAAGGACATATCCAACTGGAACTCGCCAAATTCCCTGATGGCGCATCGGGCACTCAACTGGATGCTCTGGCCAGGGAATGCATGTGGCGCGAGGGGTATAATTATCTGCACGGTACGGGACATGGAGTGGGGTCTTATCTCAGTGTACACGAAGGTCCTCACCAAATCCGTATGGAATGGAAGCCAACTCCTTTGCGTGCCGGCATGACCGTGACCGATGAGCCGGGCCTCTATCTTTCAGGCAAATTCGGAGTGAGAATCGAGAATACATTATTGATAAAAGACTATCAGACGACGGAATTCGGCAAATTCCTGCAGATGGAATCCCTCACGCTTTGTCCTATCGACCTGACTCCGGTAGATTTCAGCATGCTTCAGCCAGAAGAAATCGAATGGCTCGATACCTATCATCGTGATGTTTTTGAAAAGCTTTCTCCTTATCTCGAAGGCGAAGACCTGGAATGGTTGAGGGAAGCAACTCGTCCGGTGGATAGAGTGAAGTCTTCCGGCAGATAA
- a CDS encoding MalY/PatB family protein translates to MKYNFDEIIDRRGTNSYKWDLVKEEDVIPMWVADMDFQTAPAIIEALQKRVAHGIFGYTLVPDSYYEAITSWFARRHHWNIEKYWILYTSGVVPAISCCLKAICMPGEQVLVQTPVYNCFFSCIKNSGCEVVENELRRVGNCTYEIDFEDFERKCADEKTTVFILCNPHNPAGRVWKKEELERMNDICLKHNVKIVADEIHCELVMPGYQYIPFASISEAGRDNCVVLNSPSKSFNIAGLQIANIICPDAALRRRINRAININEVCDVNPFGVIALQAAYNESEEWLDELNQYLYENYQTVKEFFNSELPQVRVTRLEGTYLVWLDILPFELSSDEAYEKLMNDGKVFVNSGTMYGRKAGQGFLRLNIACPRKTLMQGLIRIARVLSQYVEDEDTGCPM, encoded by the coding sequence ATGAAATACAATTTTGATGAAATCATTGACCGCCGGGGCACCAATTCCTACAAATGGGACCTGGTAAAGGAGGAAGATGTTATCCCTATGTGGGTAGCCGATATGGACTTCCAGACTGCTCCTGCCATCATTGAGGCCCTGCAGAAGCGAGTGGCTCACGGCATCTTCGGATACACCCTGGTACCGGACTCTTACTACGAGGCCATCACCAGCTGGTTTGCCCGCCGCCACCATTGGAACATCGAGAAATACTGGATACTCTATACATCGGGCGTAGTGCCTGCCATTTCCTGCTGCCTGAAGGCCATCTGCATGCCTGGCGAACAAGTGCTGGTGCAGACTCCTGTATATAACTGCTTCTTCTCATGCATCAAAAACAGTGGTTGCGAGGTGGTAGAAAACGAATTGAGACGAGTAGGAAACTGCACTTACGAGATAGATTTCGAGGATTTCGAGCGCAAATGTGCTGACGAAAAGACGACTGTTTTCATCCTCTGCAACCCTCACAACCCTGCCGGAAGGGTATGGAAAAAGGAGGAATTGGAGCGCATGAACGACATCTGTCTGAAGCACAACGTAAAGATAGTTGCCGACGAAATCCATTGCGAACTTGTGATGCCGGGCTATCAGTATATTCCTTTCGCAAGCATCAGCGAAGCCGGCAGAGACAATTGCGTGGTATTGAATTCTCCATCCAAATCATTCAATATTGCCGGTCTGCAGATAGCCAACATCATCTGTCCGGATGCCGCATTGCGTCGCCGCATCAACAGGGCTATCAATATCAACGAGGTGTGTGATGTTAACCCATTCGGAGTCATTGCTCTCCAGGCTGCATACAATGAGAGCGAGGAATGGCTGGACGAACTGAATCAGTATCTCTATGAGAACTATCAGACTGTAAAGGAATTTTTCAATTCCGAATTACCTCAGGTTCGAGTTACCCGTCTGGAAGGCACATACCTGGTATGGCTCGACATCCTGCCTTTCGAACTATCGAGCGACGAGGCTTATGAGAAGCTGATGAATGACGGCAAGGTATTTGTGAATAGCGGCACCATGTATGGCAGAAAAGCCGGTCAGGGATTCCTGCGCCTCAACATCGCCTGTCCTCGCAAGACCCTGATGCAGGGACTGATCCGTATCGCCCGAGTATTAAGCCAGTACGTGGAGGATGAGGACACAGGTTGTCCGATGTAA